A region of the Dysgonomonas mossii genome:
GCAGGGTAGAACTATCAAAACTTATAGTTTACCATTAGGTGCTCACCTTGTGAAAGATGATAATGATGCAATCAAAGCCGGAGATGTACTTGTTAAGATACCTCGTGCAGTAGGTAAGGCTGGTGATATCACCGGAGGTCTTCCTCGTGTAACTGAGTTGTTCGAAGCACGTAACCCATCTAATCCTGCAGTAGTGTCGGAAATCGATGGTGAGGTTTCATTCGGTAAGATCAAACGTGGTAATAGAGAAATTATAGTAACTTCTAAACTTGATGAAGTTAAGAAATATCTGGTGCCTCTATCCAAACAAATTCTTGTTCAAGAAAATGACTTTGTGAGAGCCGGTATGCCACTGTCTGACGGAGCTACAACTCCTTCTGATATATTGGCTATTATGGGACCTACAGCCGTTCAGGAATATATTGTAAACGAAGTACAGGATGTATACCGTCTACAGGGTGTGAAGATCAACGACAAGCACTTCGAGGTGATTGTTCGTCAGATGATGCGCAAGGTAGAAGTTATCGATCCGGGAGATACTCGTTTCCTAGAACAGCAGGTTATCGACAAATATGAAGTAATGGAAGAGAATGACAGAATCTGGGGTAAGAAAGTTATTGTTGACGCCGGAGATTCTTCAACATTCGAACCGGGACAGATTGTTACTGCACGTAAGCTGAGAGACGAAAACTCTATGCTGAAACGTAGAGACCTTCGTCCGGTAGAAGTGCGTGACGCAGTTCCTGCAACAGCTAACCAGATACTTCAAGGTATTACCCGTGCTGCTCTCCAGACTCAAAGCTTTATGTCTGCCGCTTCGTTCCAGGAAACAACAAAAGTACTTAACGACGCTGCTATAAACGCTAAGGTAGATAGACTGGAAGGATTGAAGGAGAATGTGATCTGTGGTCACTTATTACCTGCCGGTACAGGACAACGTGAATTTGAAAAATTAGTTGTTGGTACAAAGGAAGATTTTGACAGGATTGCTGCAACCAGAAAGACTGTAGTAGATTTTGATGCCGTAGAATAATTAATTATTCTTTTATATAGTTAGAAAGGGGAGAGAAACATTATGTTTCTCTCCCCTTTCATTTTTTGTTAAGCTTACCGAGCTAAACTCTATGTGTAAGATTATTTACCCTGTTGAGCGTCTTTTAGCATCTTTTCGTTAGGAAGGATGTAAACTTCTACACGACGGTTTTGAGCTCTACCTGCAACAGAACTGTTGTCGGCAACAGGTTGTGTAGATCCAAATCCTTGAGATACCATACGTTTTCCTGAAACACCTTTCGTTTGAAGGAAATTATAAACAGCTTGTGCACGTTTTTCAGACAAAGGATTGTTTATAGCGTCAGAACCTGTATTATCTGTGTGTCCGTATATTTGAACATCAGTATCAGGATTATTATTTAATGAAGCAGCGAAGTTGCTTAGTGCGCTTTGTGAAGCAGAACTTAATGTACTTGAATTTGTTGCAAATAGAATTCCTGATTCAAACGTAACTTTGATAGCTTGTCCATCGTTGATAGATTCCACCTGAGCTCCGTTGATCTGCTCCAATTCTTTCTTTTGTTTGTCCATTTTGTTGCCAATGATAGCTCCGGCCGAACCACCAACTACAGCGCCTATACCTGCACCCCATGCAGCACCTTTACCGCCGCCTATAATAGCACCAATACCTGCGCCCAATGCACCACCTGCACCTGCACCGATACCTCCACCTTTTACAGTATTGCTGGCTCCACAGCTAGATAATAGTAATGCGCAGCTCAAAACAATAGCTGCTACGAATGAAAAATGTTTCATAAATTTATTCTTTTAATAATTAAAATTTGTGTGATTATCTTCGTTTTATTCGAATATCCCTAGTGATTCACAATATGCAATCTCGCCCTGTATAATGAATGCGATATCTTCAGCTGAGAAGTTATTTATTTTGTCTTTTTTCGTATTCTTCAATACATAAGATACAATTTCATCTTCATCGATGTCTACAATTACGTTCTCATCGGCATCTTCGTCCATGTAGCCTTTTTCTTCATAGAATTCGTAAACGATATCAATAATATAGTTGATTTCGTCACTCGAGTATTTTCCTTTCA
Encoded here:
- a CDS encoding OmpA family protein; protein product: MKHFSFVAAIVLSCALLLSSCGASNTVKGGGIGAGAGGALGAGIGAIIGGGKGAAWGAGIGAVVGGSAGAIIGNKMDKQKKELEQINGAQVESINDGQAIKVTFESGILFATNSSTLSSASQSALSNFAASLNNNPDTDVQIYGHTDNTGSDAINNPLSEKRAQAVYNFLQTKGVSGKRMVSQGFGSTQPVADNSSVAGRAQNRRVEVYILPNEKMLKDAQQGK